From the genome of Miscanthus floridulus cultivar M001 chromosome 10, ASM1932011v1, whole genome shotgun sequence, one region includes:
- the LOC136488404 gene encoding uncharacterized protein, translated as MYDRKHRAVSYKVDEWVLLRLRQRAAASMLLENTGKLKPRYYGPYKITEVINEVAVRLALPPRARLHDVFHVNLLKKFHGDPPTAPPPLPTLHHGAVTPEPERVIKSRLARGVEQVLVQWKGASAASATWEDRDPFVAKYPGLQLEDELPLNGGRDVMCGKTYTRRRRARDVRRAAERAAQARQEIDEPVKIDASG; from the coding sequence ATGTACGACCGGAAGCACCGCGCGGTGTCTTACAAGGTGGATGAATGGGTCTTACTCCGCCTTCGCCAGCGCGCGGCCGCGTCCATGCTCCTGGAGAACACCGGCAAGCTCAAGCCACGTTACTACGGGCCCTACAAGATCACTGAAGTCATCAATGAGGTCGCCGTCCGCCTGGCCTTACCTCCTCGAGCGCGTCTGCATGACGTCTTCCATGTCAACCTGCTGAAGAAGTTCCATGGCGATCCACCAACTGCGCCTCCACCACTGCCAACCCTACACCACGGCGCGGTGACTCCTGAGCCCGAGCGCGTCATCAAGTCCCGTTTGGCTCGCGGTGTGGAACAAGTGCTGGTCCAGTGGAAGGGAGCGTCGGCTGCCTCGGCAACATGGGAAGACAGGGACCCGTTCGTCGCCAAGTACCCTGGAttacagctcgaggacgagctgcctcTCAacggggggagagatgtcatgtgcggGAAAACGTACACGCGGCGTCGCCGTGCCCGCGACGTGCGCAGGGCCGCGGAGCGCGCTGCACAGGCGCGGCAGGAGATCGATGAACCGGTCAAGATCGACGCCAGTGGCTAG